The genomic window gtgagtgtctgaggttggatttgaactcaggtcttcctgactccaggccctgtccTCTATCTATTGAGCCCTGGAGATGCCTTGTGGCCaccacatagtaagtgtttgtAGATTGATAGATCCTATACAAGCCCTCTAAGTAACAATCTTATAAAGAGAAAGACAGCCTTTATCTCACCCatcagaaaattcagagaaagacaaaggacTCACAGGAGACCATAAGCAAATGTAGAAAACATAGAAAGGGACTCTCCATAACCATTAACAACCAAcacaatctctctccctctcttctctgtctctctctttctctctctccgtctctctctctctgtctgtctctgtctctctctccctctctgtctgtcatATTCCAACAGGTTCCTAGAGTCCTTCATACTCAACACAATTTTCCCaagaaggaaaatacattttggaGCCGTTGGATAGGCAACCCCCTTCCTACTGGATTGATCTGTCTTAATGACTCACAGAAGTGCTGGGGAGCAAAGACAAGAACTTTTGGTGCTTTTCCACTCCCCCATTTCATGgcttcagtcctttaatgtctaAGCCTAGGAAATACACTTTGTGGCTGAAATTCAATAGTATCTCCATCCTTTCCAGATCAGTCTCTGAGCTGCTGTACTACATCTGAATGGATGTTTCAGATTACtagtcaaaagaataaaactcTGTTAATGCATTTTGGCCTCTTTACAAGAAAGATGCTAAAACAACTTGAGGTAGATCACTGTTAACGTGGAACTAGAACTTCTCAAACTAATGAAGATCTTTGGGATTGCCAGAATTTGTGTGAATGTATGCAGATGACTCCTTCCTTTTGTAGAGGAAACTTCAACAGATTTAGTAGttgaaagacttgggttctaaaCACAGGTCTGCCACTTAACTACAGTCCTCCAAACTCAGCCCCACTCTATGGCTGAGGCTTCCCCAAGAAGACAAACACACTTTGGGGGTGCTGAATAGGCAACTCCTTGCTTTTGGTCACTGTTTGCCTAAAATAGTGGAGGGCAAAACCAAAGTCTTTCCAAAGCCTCTCTCTCaccactctccctcccttcccctctctccttcccatcccagatcccagctgtgtgattctaggcaatcTGTCTCACCTCTATGGGACTCAGTTTTCCTATTTGTAACATGTCTTTCCCAGTTCAAACTTTCTATTATATGAATCTAGTAGACTCACTCTTTATAAAATTCCATGTACTTGCACTTATAAGATCTTAAAAATAAGAGATAATCAAATCGGATTCACATATTAACTTTGTCATGGGAATGGATTCCTAAAGCAAAAGTTTCCAAAGAAATAATCCAATTGAATTTTGACCATAGcaaatttttgtctttgaagtAGAGATTTAGACTGAATCTACACAGTACTGTAATCACCAGGTgtaaaatagaaaatctgattaaTTATCTGAGGAATTGATTAACATATTTTTCTGTACTTCTCACCTATTTCCAAACATTGGGCAAATCTGAATTTGTTTGAATTGATGATCTTTTTAGTGATTGACTGGTTGCTTTTAGAGGTGGATAAATACAGTTTATGTTAGCAAGTCAGTATTTGGACAATGAAATGTTGTATCTAACACTGAACTTTAGCCAATAGAATTCACCCACTTCCTTTCAGGAAGTGTTAAGTATTTGTGCAATAAACACCAGTGACTCTTTATTTCCTTTATGGTTTAATATAAATTCCTATTTgccatttaaatcccttcacaacttGGCTCCAGTCTACCTTTTGAGTTTTTgggtatatttttatttatcttacatatttaattaaaatatatgtaatatatatttaaatagttatttttatagcttttggttttgtttgtatttgtttatatttacCCCTGTATCCTTGCCCCTTTCCCTCCCAAACAGccatcccttttaacaaagaatttttaaaaagaaaaagaggaagagaaaaaaaaacagcagaaTCAATCCAGGTATCCAAAAGATCTCATTTATATCCAGCGTTCTATACTCATGTGCCCTAAGCTTTGTCTTTCTCACTTGGCAACATTCGATTTCAGTTATTTTCTGGTGGTCCCTCTTTCCACTAACATGTTTGTAGTctttgtatgttgttttcctggcaCTGCTGACATCATTtacatacaagtcttcccatgccTCTCTGGAGTCCTTCTAGTCATAGCACAGTACTATTCCATTGcattaatgtaccacaatttgtttattgCTCCCCACTCAATGGGAGTCcactttttttcctaattctttcttgtggttcagttgtttcagtcttgttcCATTCTCCAgaaccccattttgggttttattggcagaaatactggagcaatttgccatgtccttctccatctcattttactgatgaggaaactgaggtaaacagggttaagtgacttgcccagggtcacacagctggtgagtatctgagactggatctgaactaaagccttcatgactccaggccttaaggtctgtgcactatggcaccacctacctgcccatatTAATGACTAGAGGGATCAATAAAGGTTTCTAATGGAAAATAGCATCAGTGgtgggtcttgaaggaaactaagtaTTCTAAGATGCtgagggggaagaaggagtacATTCCTGGCATGGAGAACAGACTGTGCAAACCCTCAAGATGGAACACACAGTTTGGGGACAAGCAATTAGGTGGATTTGACTAGGGGCTAGAGTATGTAAAGGGAAGTCACCATGAATTCAtttggaaagttaggaaggagcCTAACTGTGAAAGGGAAAAGTTAGGGGAATTTGCCTTTTGCCATAGGGCCACTGCCAGGGAGAGAATGAAGTTTACTGTACACAAAAGAAATTTAAGTGTTCTCTTGGGTACAGAATACTCTTTCAGATGAtgctaaaaggaaaagaacatgcaaaaatttcattaaaaattgtatttttgaCACAACAAATTTTAACAAATGTGTAGCCTCCAACTAAATGAGCCTATACTTATCGACTTGCAGCCTGAGCTGACAGGGTTTGGAATTCAATAGTAATAGACAATCTATTCATGGGATCTTGAATTCTGAGTGGTGATagatctcagaggccacctactctgcaccccacccccctttcaaggtgaggaaactggagcctgattaattggcccaaggtcacacaggtactacttaagcttcagagacaggatttgaatttagggctTTGGACTACAGAGCCAGTCATCTTTCATTGCTCTCCCCATTCTGATTTATCTTTTCTAAAATGGTGGCACAGAAATCAGGAGGTTTGACATGATGTTTTTTTCTCTGGCAAGGTGGTACTTTTATACTTTATTCGTTATAAATGGGACAATATCCACTCTTCCTAAACATTTTCTGTCATTTCCTGGTTAAGAAACCCAACTAAAGACTTATTTCATTATAGTTGTCAGTGAGATTCAGTGCCGATGTCAATAACTGTTTCTGCACACACTCTCTCCTGCTTTCTGCTGAAACATTGCCAGCATTTTCCCCTTACTTATTTGAATTAGCTGCATGGGTGAAACAACTAGATTGCAGAAGAAAGCTTGAGTTACAATGCCTGGATGATTAGACCATGTTAGATGATTGTAGATGGAGGCAGGGGtgaggggataatggaaggggGTTGCTCTGGAGACCATATCACCTTAGTTCTCTACCCCCAACTAAGTCTCAGGGTCAACTCAAGACTAACCTAAAGCTACAATTGCTGTCAGATTTAGCTGTCATTAACAGACAAGGACCTGGCTGTGAAAGGCTCAGTAAAGAGGTCCCAATTTCAGGCCTTGTTCAGTACCAGGTGCTGGTTATACAAAGGTAAAAGCAGAAAAACAacctctaccttcaaggagtctccattctggggtggggagggcaggaAGATGGATGAGATTCCACTTTAACAAGGTAAAATGCAAACCAACCTCAAATAGTGGGGGTGGAGCAGGAACGATCTAGCTAGAGACATCGGCATAGCTTAAGCTGAGTACAGGAGGAAGTCAGGACTTGATTGGAAAGGAGAGCTGGGTTTTAGCTCTGCTGCCTCGCTTAGGAATATCAGTATTTGCTGCTTTGTGTTCCCTGAAGGTAAGATCAAGTTGCTTTTTTCAGTGCAGCAGCAATGCTGCCCATAGGTCTAAAGAATTAGACATGTCACTCtgcagctgggggaggggagatagcGCGGTGAGTGTTAGGGATACATTGTCTCTTCAAATGGAAAACGTATCTGTGATCGAATCATTGTGATATTCTCTGAAATGGTGTTGGTGACAGCTCCTTCTCCATCCCTGCACACTATACACAACTCCAGGCTATTTCTCCCACAAACCCTGAGGAGTTTCCCTGCTCACTCCTAACAAGGCAAGGAGAACATCGCCTCAGTCCTTACCCCTTGATCAGTCCATCTTCTTCTTCAATCCTACATTTCTCTCATGAAGTCCTTGACTCTACGTCTTTGAAGTTGCTTGTTTGATAGATTGCCTGTCTAGCCCCAAAGACAAGGACAGGGATTATCGTTATTTCAGGCTTTTGGTCTGTTTCCCAAGTGCCTAGTGTATGGTCGGTGCTTAATCAATGCATGTTGATTGTTTAGTTAAATGTTGCAGTCTGTTCACCCTCATCATATggctttccattttctccagaggCCATTATGTTCCCTGACTTGTAGTCACACACCACTGGTACAAAAGGCCAAGAGTTACATAACCGCATGTAAATAAAAGTTCGATAAACTACACAGGGAGTTCTAATTGGCTTTAGAAAGCCCAGTGCCAGGGAGGTATCAGTTACAGGGCCCTTCTAAGAATGATGGATGTCGGGCAGAGGAGAACTGTGGGATGACAGGAGAAACCCAAGAATCCCAGAAAAAGTGGGAAACCATCAGCATACTCTAGAGTCTAGAGGGCTGTCCTCCCTATTTCCCTGCCACTAGAACCCAGACTTTGTCCTGAGAACCTTGGGCTTTGGATAAGTGAACTTTCATTTCAATTTAACCAGcaacctccctccccacttcaatGAGGCCTGCCTTCTAGCTCCCTGCTAGGTATGGTCTTCCCCCACTGGAAGGACAACCCAGCCCCAAAGTTTCCCACCTTGGAAGGGCATGGACTCGTCTAGCATCCTGATATCTGTTAGCATTTGATACGTTTTTTCCCCtattcattcatgcatttattCTATTGACCATTCATTcattagttcattcattcattcattcattcattcattcattcactcactcactcactcactcactcactcactcactcactcacatacATAGGCATCTCAGCAGAGAAGGCAAAACTACTGCTTTCCATCCACCAGAGCTGGTGATGAAACTGCAGGGGCCTTCTCCTGACCCGTTGGTTGGGCCAAACTCCCGGGGGCAGGGAGTGCTTGGCACCTTGGTCTCTGCACCCCCAGCACCCTCCTGGCAGGGCAGGAATTTAAGCAATGCCTGCTGTGGTTCCTGAACGAAGCTGTTTTTACTTGGCTAATCAAAATGCCCCCTGACCTCCTTTTACTTTTCAAACCTCGGCCGGGCTCTTTGCTGGAGGCCAGGCCCGACCACCTGGACCCTGTGCCGCCTGGGGGAGCCTCCCCCACCCGGAGGGCACACGCTTCTGCTCCTCCGCCTTGAGCAGCGCTATGGGGAGCAGCAGTCGGACCCAGGCCCAGCTCTGTGGCAAACGGCCCGAAGAGCCTGTGCAGGCTTGAGGCGAACAGCGTTCTGGGGCCTGCTCAGACGCTGGAAAGGTCAGGATTTCGCCCGCGGAATCACCTTCATTTCCCTTTCCCAAACAGCCCGAGCCAGCCGGTCCAACCTCTCCCCCATCGTCCAGGAACCCTCCTCCGGGTCGGGGTGGCAGCCCCGGGTCTGGCTGGTCCCCGCGGCCTAAGCCCGCACCTCCTTCCCCCAGGGCATGCAGTCCTCTCCAAGGTGGCACCGCGGCATCCAGCATCCTGGGAGGGCCCCCTCCATCCCTCTGGGACGGACGCCCGGAGCAGAGCGCGGCGGCTCTCCCGCGCCCCGCGAGCGCCCTACGCGCCGTCCTCTGGCGCTTGGGCTCCGGCTCCCGGAGCCCGGTGAGGCGGCACCGCGCCGCCCCCTCCTGCCGAGCCCCCTCCAGGAGCGGCAGCCGCCCGGGCTTGCAGGCGAGGCCGCGGCTGGCGCGGCGAGCAGCCGCCCACGTGTGCGCAGAGGAGCGAAGGCCGAGCAGGCGCGGGGACCTGCGCTCGCAGCCCGGCTGCTCCTGCTCCTCCCGTGCGGGGGCGTCGGGGTGCGGGGCCCCGGGCGGTAACCCGAGCCCCCTCTTTGTGTGCGCCCTCCTGCATTTGCATAAGCTGCCTGGGGTTCCTTCGCGGGGCTCCCGGCTGGCCATGAGGCTCGGGGTCTCGGCCGGGCCACCGTCGAGCCCGTGGTCAGCCAGGGGACCTTGGCCCAGCCGGATCCAGCGCGGCCAGAGCCAGGCGAGACTTGCGGTGAGTGTTCATTTTTCTTTAGGGGGACTTTGCAGGGGCTCCGAACGCGCCTTCGGACCCGGCTGGGGGCTCGGGAggtcggggtgggggtgggggtggaggccGGGTCCCACGCCCACCTCGAGACGGCTCCTTTCCTTTAGtcgagagagcgagagcgagcgACCTACGGTCTGAGCACGAAACTTGCCCTAGGCGGGCATCTCCTTCCCCAAGGGGGCGGGAGGATGGACACGACTCCTCAGCGGGGAGCTGGGGGGCAGCTGGGAGGGCCGCGCGCCCCTCCATGCCTGACGGAGCTGCGAGCCCCCTGGCCCGCCCCGTGCCTGCGCTGGGCAGTGGGGCGAGCTCTCCCGACTTGGGGCCGCAGGTGAGCCCCGGAGCCGCCTGCAGCGCCGCGCTCCCTCCACGGCGTGGCGCCCCGGGCCCTCGGTCTCGGCCCTCGGGGGGCTGCGGATCGCCGAGACGCCCAGGGGTACGGCTTCACCTCGGGAATTCCCTGCGGCCTGGGACCTGGCCCTCGCTCCCTGCGCTCAGCCGGGAGAGCcccaggagaggagggagggagggagggaggcccgGGTGCAACCAGGCAGTCTGCCCCGGCACTGTGCGTGGGAGAAGGCGCCAGGACGGAGCGCGGAGGGGTCTGGTCTGTAGGGCCCAGCGAGGTGCCCTCTGCCCTGCCTGCCACGTTCCGTGGGGGCTCTGGGCGAAGGCCTCCCCTTGCGCTGGGCTGGCCCCGGCACTAAGCCCGGACTTGGCGTCCCGGGATATCCCTTGGCGCGGGGCAGACCGCCGTGGGGCGGATCGCCACAGGGTTGGCCGCTGCACGCCTCGGCGAAGCTGGACGTGGTGGAGGTTGAACCCCGCAGGGCCGGTACGCCCCACGCGGCTCGAGGTCGAGGGGAAGGAAGGTCCAGCCGAGGTGCCGAGGCTAGACTCTCGCTAGAACGCGGGGTGGTAGGTGTGGGTGGAGAGTGCCCATACAGCCAGAAAAAGGCAacaggttggggggggggggggcgtttCTGAAATTGTTTTTGGAACTAAACCGAAAGGTTTCCATCAGGTCAGTTTCTAAAGGCTCCACGGAAACTTGCCCGCTGTCACTGACGGGGCGGAACCCAAGCCACTGGACTCGGGTGGTAGAGGGTTACCGACCCGCCTCGGGGGGGCACATCTGGGGTCTCTGGAGCTCGGGGGGAACACAGGATGTTTCCCGCTCTGAAAgcgagtgtgtgcatgtgtgagcgcgcgtgtgtatgtgtgtgggggggtgccTGTGAGCGGGGGTGCGCAGGGTTTGAATTCGGGTGCTTGGTTGGCCGTCCCGTGCGGTGAGACGGGGGCGGGGGGCGTGCATGTCCGGCTGTGGAGCCCGGTGGTTTGCGGTCGGATGGCCGCGGAGCTCCGGGAGAGCGCAGGAACCCGAGCTGCCTGACTCCGGGGAGGCCGTGGGTGTGAGCCGGGGGAGTGGGTCGGGAGGGACCGGAGGCGTGAGATGGTGTGGAGAGTGCGTGGCGGAagcgtgtgagtgtgtgagtgtgtgagtgtgtgagtgagtgagtgagtgagtgcgCTCCCGCGTGCGCGCGCGGCGGGCCCGGGTGGCTGTCCAAGCCGCCATCTGGACATCCACCCCCACGCAGCCGACCGCCCAGATGTCCTGGGCACGGAGCCCGCTAGCCGCGGCCGCCAGGGGCCCTCTCTCCCAGGCGGGGCCACAGCCGAGCCCCCGGCGTCCGGCCGGGCGAGGTCTCCCTCCCCTGGCACCCGCGGGGCCCCCAAACCCACCCGGAACGCCCGGTTCCGTTTTCAGCCCGGCCCAAAGGGAGGCCCCGGCGGCGGGCACGTCCCGGCCCCGCAGCGCCCCGGGAAGCCCATGGGGGCCAggtgaggccaggtgaagtcggGTGCGCCGCCCCTGCGGGGCCGGGCGCTTTGCGGCTTCGCGCGGCCCCGAAAGTGAGTGGGGGTTGGCCCGGCAGCCGCGTCTCGGCGGCGCTCGCTTTCTTTCCGAAGTTTAATTTTCCGGAATGGCTCCCAAACAAGGGCCGGGGGCGGGGCGGCTGCCGCCGGATCCTCGCCTTTTTTGGAAAGGCCCCGGGAACCGGAATTCCTCCCGGCTGGCTGCGGGGAGCCCGGGGAGCGCAGGCAGCCCgttcctccctccccgcccccaggCCGGGCGAGGGGGGTGGCGCGGTGCCCGCCACCCCCCCGGGCTGCCCCCCAGCCGCCCTCCGAGCCCTCCCGGGCCCGGCACCGGCCCGCTGGGCCGGGGACGCCCGGTAGACAGACCCGAGCTCGTATGCAAATGAGCCATGTGACTGCAAAGCCGCCTTGGCCGGCCCTGTTCCTCAGTCCATATATGGGCAGCGACGTCACGGGCATTCAAGGCCTGCCCATAAATACTTAGAGCCACACTTTCCGTCTAACTGAGCGAGCTGCAGTTGATTAATAGCTCGGCCAGGGGACCCACTGACTGTTACCACAACATTACACCGGCAACTCCTGGGCGCTCCGCAGTGGGCACGTAGGCAGGGCAGGCAGGGCAGCGAGCGGTCCACATCGGTTTTTCAGTTGGCGCAAACAGACGAAAACTTGCTGACTGGATTTTACCGGAGCTTTTgattttttggggagggggtgttTTAAGAGTAGAGGGGCAAAAGACGGACGGAGGAACCCCGGGCTGCCCCGTCACCAAAACGGCTTCTTTGGCCATCCAGGTAGCAAGGGAGTTGGGTCTCCAGGTTGTGAGTTGGAGCAAATGATGACCGCCAAGACCGTAGACAAAATCCCAGTAACTCTCAGTGGCTTTGTACACCAGCTGTCTGACAACATCTACCCGGTGGAGGACCTGGCAGCCGCTGCGGCCACTTCGGTGTCCATCTTTCCCAATGCCGATCTAGGAGGACCCTTTGACCAGATGAACGGGGTGACGGGAGGTAAGGAAGGCGTCTCAGTCCTTTCCAGCTCGGCTCCCCGCGAGCAGTGTGCTTTGGGGTAGTAGATGGAGGGGCTGTGAGTCTCTGCGTGGGGGGATGGAGGTGGTTGTTCAGGGGGGCAGAGTTGATCTGGGGGACATTTAGGATAGGTAGGGGTTTATATGGAGGAACCTCGGTGGGTGTATCCGCTGGCTGGATTAGCTCTGTTCCCAACACTCAATGTATGGGGGCCCTTGATTTAGGAGGAGATGTGCCGTGGGACTGGCTGGTAGCATAGACTtaccaggcactaggctaagccGTTTTACAATCGGTGTAGTGTGCCTCCCTTCAGCTGGACCGGGAGCTCCGGGAGTCGGGATCCCACCCCTAGACAGAGTGCTGGAGGCTTTTTTAGCTTCCCAAACCATCTCCCTTCTTAATACCCTTATCTACCACTCAGGCATGTCCTCCGCTGGAGCTGAGGCGAAGTGATGGGAAatttaggggtgtgtgtgtgtgtggggggggggaatcAGGGAGGAGAGcccaagagaagaagaaaataaaagctcCTCAGCcttggggaaagaaggagggtgCGGAAGCTGCCAGAAGGATCCTTTGCTTTCAGGGATTCTTTCTGCTGGCTATGCTCTGGCCGGCAGAGTCCTGGTGAATGAGTGAGGTTGCGGCTTTGGGGAGACAGACGTGGAGGTGTAAAAAGAGGGGGCGGAGGGAAGGGGGGGTTAAGGAGGCTGCCTCTGGAGGACAGTGCTGGGCTGGTTTCCCAGGCAATGAGAGGAAACCCAAGTGGCTTCTCCGACACCCAGAATTTCTTTTCACCTTGGCTAGTACCTGTAGGGCAAGTGCCTATAGGGCATGGTTCGGGATGCTGGGGTggtagggagaggaggaggagagggagaaaaggagaaacctGTAGAATTTCTCTTCCTGCTGTGCTCCAGCTCCCTCCTTTACTCATCAGCTGATCCTCAGTAGGAGAGGTAGGGATGAGCCAAAGGAGACAGGCTGAGAGGGAGCCGGAGTCCCTGAACTGGGAAATACCTAAGGCTCTTCTCCCCTTTGCCCCAGCCCCTGAGGGCCCACTCCCTAGCAGCTTTTGCTCTGTTGGGCTGTTGGGCACATCTTCTGGAAGACCCAGCTGTGTATCCCACAGgtgaaggagaagggggagagagttTTTGGCAGATCAGGGATGTGTATGATTCTGGTTGGGGTttaggggagaggaggggaagtagAGCCTCTGTCCATATTCCTCTGGGAATGGTTCAGTATATCCAGCTTCTCTTCCCTGTGGTTGCTTTATAGAAACTTGTGTGCATGAGGATGAGCCTAGTTTTCTTGCTATTCCCCAGATAACATCCCCatcttcactttccttttctggttaCAGATGGCATGATCAACATTGACATGACTGGAGAGAAGAGGTCCCTGGATCTGCCCTATGCCAGCAGCTTTGCTCCTGTCTCTGCCCCTAGGAATCAGACCTTCACTTACATGGGCAAGTTCTCCATTGATCCCCAGTACCCTGGTGCCAGCTGCTATCCAGAGGGTATCATCAACATTGTGAGTGCAGGCATTCTTCAGGGGGTGACAGCCCCAACCTCTACCACTGCCTCATCCAGTGCCTCCTCTGCCTCTCCCAATCCCCTGGCCGGGGGACCTCTGGGGGTGTGCACCATGTCTCAGACCCAGTCTGACTTGGACCACCTCTACtcgcctccccctcctcctccttacaCAGGCTGCACAGGAGACCTCTATCAGGACCCCTCGGCTTTCTTGCCTTCAGCTACCACCTCCAGCGCATCTTCTGCCCTTGCCTATCCACCACCCCCTTCCTATCCATCTCCCAAGCCTGCCACAGACCCAGGCCTCTTCCCCATGATCCCAGACTACCCAGGCTTCTTTCCGCCTCAGTGCCAGCGGGACCTTCATGGGGCAGGGGGCCCAGACAGAAAACCTTTCTCCTGCCCTCTGGATTCTCTGAGGGTCCCACCACCACTTACGCCACTCTCCACCATCCGTAACTTTACTCTGGGGGGCCCCAGTGCTGGGGCTGCTGGGCCTGGGGGCAATAGTGGCAGTGAAGGGGGCCCCAGACTCTCTGGGagtgctgcagctgctgctgcctaCAATCCACACCACTTGCCGCTTCGACCTATACTTCGCCCCCGAAAGTACCCAAACCGGCCCAGCAAGACTCCGGTTCACGAACGACCATACCCATGCCCAGCTGAGGGCTGTGACCGGCGCTTCTCCAGGAGCGATGAACTGACCAGACACATCAGGATCCACACTGGCCACAAGCCTTTCCAGTGCCGGATCTGCATGCGGAACTTCAGCCGCAGTGACCACCTCACCACTCACATCCGCACCCACACAGGGGAGAAGCCCTTTGCTTGTGACTACTGTGGCAGAAAGTTTGCCCGAAGCGACGAACGGAAACGTCACACCAAGATCCATCTCCggcagaaggagagaaagggcagTGCCCCTTCATCCTCAGGGCCAGGAGCCTCTTCCACCTCCTCCTGCCCAGGGGGGACCCAGTCTGGGGGGGCCTtgggcagcagcagtggcagcagcattCTGGGTGGGGGTCCCCTGACCTCTTGCGCCTCTCGGACCCGGACACCTTGAGTAGAGACTTGACCTGACAGGCTCCTCGAGGGTCCATGAGGCCCTTTTCCAATCTCAGCTACACAAACACTACCACTGGCTTCTCACCCTCCCTTCGAAGCTGGAAGGGTCTGGGGGGGTGGGGACCCCACCTCTGCTCCCCTTTCAGCTGAGAA from Notamacropus eugenii isolate mMacEug1 chromosome 1, mMacEug1.pri_v2, whole genome shotgun sequence includes these protein-coding regions:
- the EGR2 gene encoding E3 SUMO-protein ligase EGR2; translated protein: MMTAKTVDKIPVTLSGFVHQLSDNIYPVEDLAAAAATSVSIFPNADLGGPFDQMNGVTGDGMINIDMTGEKRSLDLPYASSFAPVSAPRNQTFTYMGKFSIDPQYPGASCYPEGIINIVSAGILQGVTAPTSTTASSSASSASPNPLAGGPLGVCTMSQTQSDLDHLYSPPPPPPYTGCTGDLYQDPSAFLPSATTSSASSALAYPPPPSYPSPKPATDPGLFPMIPDYPGFFPPQCQRDLHGAGGPDRKPFSCPLDSLRVPPPLTPLSTIRNFTLGGPSAGAAGPGGNSGSEGGPRLSGSAAAAAAYNPHHLPLRPILRPRKYPNRPSKTPVHERPYPCPAEGCDRRFSRSDELTRHIRIHTGHKPFQCRICMRNFSRSDHLTTHIRTHTGEKPFACDYCGRKFARSDERKRHTKIHLRQKERKGSAPSSSGPGASSTSSCPGGTQSGGALGSSSGSSILGGGPLTSCASRTRTP